The Halichoerus grypus chromosome 15, mHalGry1.hap1.1, whole genome shotgun sequence genome includes a window with the following:
- the ZNF613 gene encoding zinc finger protein 613 isoform X4, whose translation MASKPDALSRLQQGELWTTEHEIPSRIRPEIKKDDGHLQGHLQNQRCPKRMKQCHEHNAFGNVIHQSKSNFPLRQNHDIFDFNGKTLKSNLSLVNQNRSYEVKNLIEVNGDTKSLSHTKHDQYCIEIKFPECGNSMNTNSQFIKHQRTEKIEKPHVCSECGKGFFKKSRLMGHQRVHTGEKPHGCSVCGKAFSRKSRLTEHEKTHVGEKRYECSECDKAFPKKSRLLTHQKTHTGEKPYVCSECGKGFIKKSRLINHQRVHTGEKPHECSLCDKAFSRKSRLVEHQRTHTGEKPYECTECDKTFRWKSQLNAHQKTHTGEKSYICSDCGKGFIQKGNLIVHQRTHTGEKPYICSECGKGFIQKGNLLIHQRTHTGEKPYVCTECGKGFSQKTCLISHQRFHTGKTPFVCTECGKSCSHKSGLINHQRIHTGEKPYTCSDCGKAFRDKSCLNRHRRTHTGERPYGCADCGKAFSHLSCLVYHKGMLHAREKGARAVALENPFPESYSSPLSNASMQEKDSADTVSVHMPSVAAQTSSHLRGLLADRNIATVGQPGAGCAPSADNRICTEKPFECSECGSAFTDQLRHILCHRKHTGIKCDTIKVENP comes from the coding sequence aGATCAAGAAAGATGATGGTCATCTACAGGGGCACTTGCAAAATCAAAGATGTCCAAAGAGAATGAAACAATGCCATGAACATAATGCATTCGGAAATGTCATTCATCAGAGTAAAAGTAATTTTCCCTTAAGGCAAAATCATGATATCTTTGACTTTAATGGGAAAACACTGAAATCAAATTTAAGTTTAGTCAACCAGAACAGAAGCTATGAAGTAAAGAACCTCATTGAGGTTAATGGGGATACGAAATCCTTATCCCATACAAAGCATGACCAGTATTGTATTGAAATTAAATTTCCTGAATGTGGGAATTCTATGAATACAAATTCCCAATTCATCAAGCATCAAAGAACTGAAAAGATAGAGAAGCCCCATGTGTGCAGTGAGTGTGGAAAAGGCTTCTTCAAGAAGTCTCGGCTCATGGGTCATCAGAGAGTTCACACAGGAGAAAAGCCTCATGGGTGCAGCGTGTGTGGGAAAGCCTTTTCCAGGAAGTCCAGACTCACTGAACATGAGAAAACTCACGTAGGAGAAAAGCGGTATGAGTGCTCTGAATGTGACAAAGCATTCCCCAAGAAATCACGGCTACTTACGCATCAGAAAACccatacaggagagaaaccctacgTGTGCAGTGAGTGTGGAAAAGGCTTCATCAAGAAGTCCCGGCTCATTAACCATCAGAGAgttcacacaggagagaagcctCACGAATGCAGTCTGTGTGACAAAGCATTCTCCAGAAAGTCCAGGCTCGTTGAACACCAGAGAACTCATACGGGAGAAAAACCTTATGAATGCACTGAATGTGATAAAACGTTCCGCTGGAAGTCACAGCTCAATGCCCATCAGAAGACCCATACAGGAGAGAAATCGTATATATGCAGTGATTGTGGAAAAGGCTTCATTCAGAAGGGCAATCTCATTGTACATCAGCGAACGCATACTGGGGAGAAGCCTTACatatgcagtgaatgtgggaaaggtTTCATTCAGAAGGGCAACCTCCTTATACATCAACgaactcacactggagagaaaccctatgtaTGCACCGAATGTGGGAAAGGCTTTAGCCAGAAGACATGCCTCATATCACATCAGCGATTTCACACTGGAAAGACTCCCTTTGTGTGTACTGAGTGTGGAAAATCCTGTTCACACAAGTCTGGTCTCATTAACCACCAGAGAATTCACACGGGAGAGAAACCCTATACCTGCAGTGACTGTGGGAAGGCTTTTAGAGATAAGTCGTGCCTTAACCGACACCGgagaactcatacaggagagAGGCCCTATGGATGTGCTGACTGTGGGAAGGCTTTCTCTCACCTGTCATGCCTTGTTTACCATAAGGGAATGTTGCATGCAAGAGAGAAAGGTGCACGTGCAGTCGCATTGGAGAATCCTTTCCCAGAGAGCTATAGTTCACCCCTTTCCAATGCTAGCATGCAGGAGAAAGACTCTGCTGACACGGTGTCCGTGCACATGCCTTCCGTGGCAGCTCAGACTTCCTCACACCTCCGTGGCCTCCTAGCAGACAGGAACATAGCCACCGTGGGACAGCCAGGTGCCGGATGCGCACCGTCAGCAGATAACAGAATTTGCACAGAGAAGCCTTTTGAATGCAGTGAATGTGGTAGTGCCTTCACTGATCAGTTACGTCATATTTTATGTCACAGAAAGCACACAGGAATAAAGTGTGATACGATCAAGGTGGAAAACCCTTGA
- the ZNF613 gene encoding zinc finger protein 613 isoform X5, with amino-acid sequence MHSPDCNKGNCGRQNMRSPVESVQIKKDDGHLQGHLQNQRCPKRMKQCHEHNAFGNVIHQSKSNFPLRQNHDIFDFNGKTLKSNLSLVNQNRSYEVKNLIEVNGDTKSLSHTKHDQYCIEIKFPECGNSMNTNSQFIKHQRTEKIEKPHVCSECGKGFFKKSRLMGHQRVHTGEKPHGCSVCGKAFSRKSRLTEHEKTHVGEKRYECSECDKAFPKKSRLLTHQKTHTGEKPYVCSECGKGFIKKSRLINHQRVHTGEKPHECSLCDKAFSRKSRLVEHQRTHTGEKPYECTECDKTFRWKSQLNAHQKTHTGEKSYICSDCGKGFIQKGNLIVHQRTHTGEKPYICSECGKGFIQKGNLLIHQRTHTGEKPYVCTECGKGFSQKTCLISHQRFHTGKTPFVCTECGKSCSHKSGLINHQRIHTGEKPYTCSDCGKAFRDKSCLNRHRRTHTGERPYGCADCGKAFSHLSCLVYHKGMLHAREKGARAVALENPFPESYSSPLSNASMQEKDSADTVSVHMPSVAAQTSSHLRGLLADRNIATVGQPGAGCAPSADNRICTEKPFECSECGSAFTDQLRHILCHRKHTGIKCDTIKVENP; translated from the coding sequence ATCAAGAAAGATGATGGTCATCTACAGGGGCACTTGCAAAATCAAAGATGTCCAAAGAGAATGAAACAATGCCATGAACATAATGCATTCGGAAATGTCATTCATCAGAGTAAAAGTAATTTTCCCTTAAGGCAAAATCATGATATCTTTGACTTTAATGGGAAAACACTGAAATCAAATTTAAGTTTAGTCAACCAGAACAGAAGCTATGAAGTAAAGAACCTCATTGAGGTTAATGGGGATACGAAATCCTTATCCCATACAAAGCATGACCAGTATTGTATTGAAATTAAATTTCCTGAATGTGGGAATTCTATGAATACAAATTCCCAATTCATCAAGCATCAAAGAACTGAAAAGATAGAGAAGCCCCATGTGTGCAGTGAGTGTGGAAAAGGCTTCTTCAAGAAGTCTCGGCTCATGGGTCATCAGAGAGTTCACACAGGAGAAAAGCCTCATGGGTGCAGCGTGTGTGGGAAAGCCTTTTCCAGGAAGTCCAGACTCACTGAACATGAGAAAACTCACGTAGGAGAAAAGCGGTATGAGTGCTCTGAATGTGACAAAGCATTCCCCAAGAAATCACGGCTACTTACGCATCAGAAAACccatacaggagagaaaccctacgTGTGCAGTGAGTGTGGAAAAGGCTTCATCAAGAAGTCCCGGCTCATTAACCATCAGAGAgttcacacaggagagaagcctCACGAATGCAGTCTGTGTGACAAAGCATTCTCCAGAAAGTCCAGGCTCGTTGAACACCAGAGAACTCATACGGGAGAAAAACCTTATGAATGCACTGAATGTGATAAAACGTTCCGCTGGAAGTCACAGCTCAATGCCCATCAGAAGACCCATACAGGAGAGAAATCGTATATATGCAGTGATTGTGGAAAAGGCTTCATTCAGAAGGGCAATCTCATTGTACATCAGCGAACGCATACTGGGGAGAAGCCTTACatatgcagtgaatgtgggaaaggtTTCATTCAGAAGGGCAACCTCCTTATACATCAACgaactcacactggagagaaaccctatgtaTGCACCGAATGTGGGAAAGGCTTTAGCCAGAAGACATGCCTCATATCACATCAGCGATTTCACACTGGAAAGACTCCCTTTGTGTGTACTGAGTGTGGAAAATCCTGTTCACACAAGTCTGGTCTCATTAACCACCAGAGAATTCACACGGGAGAGAAACCCTATACCTGCAGTGACTGTGGGAAGGCTTTTAGAGATAAGTCGTGCCTTAACCGACACCGgagaactcatacaggagagAGGCCCTATGGATGTGCTGACTGTGGGAAGGCTTTCTCTCACCTGTCATGCCTTGTTTACCATAAGGGAATGTTGCATGCAAGAGAGAAAGGTGCACGTGCAGTCGCATTGGAGAATCCTTTCCCAGAGAGCTATAGTTCACCCCTTTCCAATGCTAGCATGCAGGAGAAAGACTCTGCTGACACGGTGTCCGTGCACATGCCTTCCGTGGCAGCTCAGACTTCCTCACACCTCCGTGGCCTCCTAGCAGACAGGAACATAGCCACCGTGGGACAGCCAGGTGCCGGATGCGCACCGTCAGCAGATAACAGAATTTGCACAGAGAAGCCTTTTGAATGCAGTGAATGTGGTAGTGCCTTCACTGATCAGTTACGTCATATTTTATGTCACAGAAAGCACACAGGAATAAAGTGTGATACGATCAAGGTGGAAAACCCTTGA